In one window of Bemisia tabaci chromosome 6, PGI_BMITA_v3 DNA:
- the LOC140224829 gene encoding uncharacterized protein produces the protein MKPYYEFEPPQVKENDICRLYWNRKIRTHRTIPNNIPDIVLTMKDAKIAFIIDVAVPSAVNIQSAYAEKISKYMPLADEIKCLWKLDKVIIVPIIIGATGEIPVKLFDGLRKINLREKLYQQLQKAALLGSCMIVRRVLGDG, from the coding sequence ATGAAACCTTACTATGAGTTCGAACCTCCCCAGGTGAAAGAAAATGATATATGCCGCCTCTATTGGAACAGGAAGATTCGCACCCATAGAACCATTCCTAATAACATCCCAGACATAGTGCTCACAATGAAGGATGCCAAAATTGCTTTTATAATCGATGTAGCTGTGCCGTCGGCAGTGAATATCCAGAGCGCTTATGCTGAGAAGATAAGCAAGTACATGCCTTTGGCAGACGAAATCAAGTGCCTCTGGAAATTGGACAAAGTAATAATTGTGCCAATTATTATTGGAGCAACGGGGGAGATTCCTGTGAAGTTGTTTGATGGTCTTAGGAAGATCAACCTTAGAGAGAAGCTGTATCAACAATTGCAGAAAGCAGCTTTGCTAGGGAGCTGCATGATTGTGAGGCGAGTTCTGGGTGATGGATAG